The following proteins are encoded in a genomic region of uncultured Umboniibacter sp.:
- a CDS encoding helix-turn-helix domain-containing protein encodes MDQVLFNLHDVALFITMYTCISFSVFLLFVRMSSNGRARYKFLAAFLIASACVPLDNLIIFGEAFREAAINFSPHIFHVFGTAYWVEAVFLLLFVRALIYREFKFRRYDGLLFLPLVFFVAYQSNIWFALGYDEKMAILQGYDLADEPTYVYLINLFREVFRAGCIVWALWEIRNYHREIQQQYADVARLDLTWLTYLLVGFLLIRVESVFVTLAFTTNFVFGASLDFESMGLFSNWVNMLLVSALGIFTLWRSDALMGVSDLGARENIETDNAASDESVRQEMKVEADRLEMFMSEAKPHLNHLLNIETLAKQLEVSPRALSQLINRYYECNFFEFVNRYRIEECRSLLEDESQLHLTMLDVMGSAGFNSKATFNTFFKKVIGKTPSQYRKDFHGEATEALAH; translated from the coding sequence ATGGACCAAGTTCTTTTTAATTTACATGACGTTGCGCTCTTTATTACGATGTACACCTGTATATCGTTTTCCGTATTTTTGTTATTTGTCAGAATGAGTTCCAATGGTCGAGCTCGCTATAAATTTCTCGCTGCTTTTTTAATCGCCTCAGCCTGTGTGCCGCTTGATAACTTGATTATTTTCGGTGAGGCATTTCGTGAGGCTGCCATTAATTTCTCGCCGCATATTTTCCATGTTTTTGGAACCGCCTATTGGGTAGAGGCCGTGTTTCTACTCCTGTTTGTTCGAGCGCTTATCTACCGCGAGTTTAAATTTAGACGCTACGATGGGTTACTCTTTCTACCACTCGTTTTCTTTGTAGCGTATCAATCAAACATTTGGTTTGCGCTAGGTTATGATGAAAAGATGGCCATTTTGCAGGGTTATGATCTTGCGGATGAACCTACCTACGTTTATTTGATTAACCTCTTTCGGGAAGTCTTTCGTGCGGGCTGTATTGTCTGGGCACTATGGGAAATTCGTAACTATCACCGAGAAATTCAACAGCAATATGCTGATGTGGCTCGTTTAGATCTCACTTGGCTAACCTACTTGCTGGTGGGTTTTCTACTCATTCGCGTTGAAAGTGTTTTCGTTACTTTGGCTTTCACAACGAATTTTGTCTTTGGTGCGAGTCTTGATTTTGAATCGATGGGGCTCTTCTCTAATTGGGTGAACATGCTTTTAGTCTCGGCGTTAGGGATTTTCACTCTCTGGCGGAGTGATGCCCTCATGGGAGTTTCTGATTTAGGGGCACGAGAGAACATAGAGACTGATAATGCTGCTTCAGACGAATCTGTGCGCCAAGAAATGAAAGTTGAGGCAGATCGCCTAGAGATGTTCATGAGCGAAGCAAAGCCACATTTGAATCACCTGTTAAATATTGAGACCTTGGCGAAGCAGCTTGAAGTGTCTCCGCGAGCCCTGTCACAACTCATTAATCGCTACTACGAGTGTAATTTTTTCGAGTTTGTGAATCGTTATCGCATTGAAGAGTGCCGCAGTTTGTTGGAGGATGAATCGCAACTTCACTTGACGATGTTGGACGTCATGGGTTCTGCTGGATTTAACAGTAAAGCGACGTTCAATACCTTCTTTAAAAAGGTGATTGGCAAGACTCCTTCTCAGTACCGCAAAGATTTTCATGGTGAAGCTACAGAAGCGCTCGCTCACTAG